From Oreochromis niloticus isolate F11D_XX linkage group LG1, O_niloticus_UMD_NMBU, whole genome shotgun sequence, a single genomic window includes:
- the LOC109202258 gene encoding uncharacterized protein LOC109202258: protein MSDTNETEIEVPSAEQAARQVDENSLEQTVQIEQRRIERPRMLTEKGEEFHKEKLQGLQRRFDSIYDRWKALIKVAKKSVIKGDPADILEGHMNVVQREAAELNDIYDEYRAMDGPPHDMRSKLDKCTSVTTVVLQKIKCHIKGETQEEIVWPDAGSIFTSSSSVSVSVHSPFKANTVLSNGSSSKRQEAAAEYEATKAVLQIMTEQEKYRERMQMLEEEDKRISAEQEAAAMSQRLLEEREETERKLQREKEKAAVIKRQHEESAARRKSVEDLRREIERLENLKGLKAAQAKLQVYEEDYVSVKQERVALNPAKLQVTESKNTANQPLQPRRELNVTYESTGELVKVLAEAMSANRLPIPEPSVFSGDPLKFKHWKASFQTLIERKNIPTAEKIFFLQKYVGGCVKEALDGYFLIGSEDSYEAAWNMLNERYGEPFVIAKAFRDKLHTWPKVTGKDSAELRKFVDFLQSCQSAMTNNENLNILNDGIENQRLAAKLPDWLRNRWNRKATEYQLEHKRFPCFSYFVTFLSMEASIACNPITSYQAIRQSDFDQPKTKPQPTPFPKRQDTVKIFTTNSTERSMVSCFFCKRAGHGLHKCRKFTEKPVAERVKFIQGEKLCFGCLNSGHLSKNCSNKMTCNTCSKRHPTCLHEERQKQETKKEPPKEQQVSELKETQQQVTQSQDTVNETTSNRVTHESKNTQTSAIVPVYVSTQNEPSKEVLIYALLDTQSDSSFILNEVANNLDTTKTQVKLNLSTMSSKKTTVPCTKLEALQIRGLFSKKKLTVPVVYTRDFIPANRSHIPTPDTARAWPHLEHLTEHIAPPLDCEIGLLLGYNCTQALMPREVVCGEENQPYAQRTDLGWSIISYCDSCDTGNDVIGVSHRIIVKQVIPETEPPTKLKNKVHYICKTKVKEVTFPDVIKALESDFTERAVEETSISQEDVRFITKLQEGIKQKLDGHYEMPLPFKSDRPDLPNNMPSAMQCLSSLERRFKRDQRYYTDYANFMANMIACGDAEKVPEKELCNTPVWYIPHHGVYHPQKPGKIRVVFDCSAQYQDTSLNMHLLTGPDLTNTLVGVLCRFRKGSVAVMYDVERMFHQFHVTPQDQDYLRFLWWEHGDLSVPPSVFRMKVHLFGAASSPGCANFGLKHLATQGEGKFTPNTVRFIQRNFYVDDGLVSVMSEAEAIKLVKEARELCSTGKLRLHKFVSNSENVIKSLPREECAESIKDLDLVLGEPLMERALGVQWCISADEFQFRITVKDHPMTRRGILRTIASVYDPLGFVAPFILRGKQILQQLCQEKVGWDEPLSDELRTQWESWLLDLQNLSKVKVQRHVLPANTDIAQCELHHFSDASVTGYGECSYLRTVTSKGDVHCALVMGKARVAPTKVTTVPRLELTAAVVAARTSAMLRNELEISDLEEHFWTDSKVVLGYVNNDAKRFHVFVANRIQRIRSLTDPRQWHHVPSESNPADHASRGLSVQQLLNSNWFKGPEFLWQSELPTENDKFTEVKPNDPELKTVHVFNTKVEERRTILERLTKFSDWRRAVKAIARLQKFVKDFKGLTQTKGENTSVEDRQKAELFIIKLAQENTFSKEIKDLTRGKDIQLKDKTHKLYSLSPFVDEQRVLRVGGRLTRATLHPYIKHPAIIPKSSHVSSLLIKHYHEKVQHQGRGITVNELRSNGLWITGCSNAVASHIYKCTTCRKYRRHTQDQRMSDLPEDRMETTPPFSYCGIDCFGPFYVKEGRKELKRYGLLFTCMCSRAIHIEMLDDLTTDAFMNALRCFISIRGHVRQIRCDQGTNFVGAKGEFVNALKDFDKEQLKQYGCEFVLNTPSSSHMGGVWERQIRTIRSVLTSILDHTSKRLDSSSLRTFLYEVMAIVNSRPLTVENLNDPNLEPLTPNHILMMKSSVILPPPGEFVSQDLYLRKRWRQVQFLANEFWTRWKKEYLLNLQQRQIWQRDKRNAKVNDIVILQEDNSPRNKWKLARVTEVYPSADRRIRKVKLLLSDSTLDKDGKRTVKPVYLDRPVHKTVLLLEAE, encoded by the coding sequence atgtcagaCACAAATGAGACAGAAATTGAAGTCCCCAGTGCAGAACAAGCTGCAAGGCAAGTGGATGAAAACTCTTTAGAGCAAACAGTGCAAATAGAGCAACGTAGAATTGAAAGGCCTCGCATGCTCacagaaaaaggagaagaattCCATAAAGAAAAGTTACAAGGGCTGCAACGTCGCTTTGACAGTATTTATGACAGATGGAAAGCATTAATCAAAGTGGCAAAAAAATCTGTTATAAAAGGAGATCCAGCTGACATTCTTGAAGGTCACATGAATGTTGTACAAAGAGAAGCAGCCGAGCTTAATGATATTTATGATGAATACAGAGCAATGGATGGACCACCTCATGATATGCGTTCCAAGCTAGACAAATGCACATCAGTGACTACAGTAGTTTTGCAAAAGATCAAATGTCACATTAAAGGAGAAACTCAAGAGGAGATTGTATGGCCTGATGCAGGCTCTATATTTACATCCTCTAGCTCTGTTAGTGTCTCAGTTCATAGTCCATTTAAAGCCAATACAGTTCTCTCTAATGGTTCCTCCTCCAAAAGACAAGAAGCTGCAGCAGAGTATGAAGCCACAAAGGCTGTGCTTCAGATAATGACAGAACAAGAGAAGTACAGAGAAAGAATGCAAATGCTTGAAGAAGAAGACAAACGCATATCCGCAGAGCAAGAAGCTGCTGCAATGTCACAACGTCTTCTAGAGGAAAGGGAGGAAACTGAGCGCAAGTTAcaaagagaaaaggagaaagcgGCCGTGATAAAGAGACAACATGAGGAAAGTGCTGCAAGGAGAAAGTCAGTTGAGGACTTAAGAAGAGAAATTGAAAGATTGGAAAATCTGAAAGGACTCAAAGCAGCACAGGCAAAACTACAAGTTTATGAGGAAGACTACGTTTCAGTAAAGCAAGAAAGAGTCGCTCTAAACCCTGCAAAATTACAGGTAACAGAGTCCAAGAATACTGCTAATCAACCCTTACAACCACGAAGAGAGTTAAATGTCACTTATGAGAGCACAGGTGAGCTTGTAAAGGTTTTGGCAGAAGCGATGTCAGCTAATAGACTGCCTATTCCAGAGCCCTCGGTATTTAGTGGGGACCCACTTAAGTTTAAGCATTGGAAGGCATCCTTTCAGACTCTAATAGAGAGAAAGAACATTCCCACTGCCGAAAAGATATTTTTTCTACAGAAGTATGTTGGTGGCTGTGTTAAGGAAGCCTTAGATGGCTATTTTCTGATTGGCTCTGAAGACTCATATGAGGCAGCATGGAATATGCTCAATGAACGTTATGGAGAGCCTTTTGTCATTGCTAAGGCCTTTAGAGACAAGTTACACACCTGGCCAAAGGTCACAGGAAAGGATAGTGCAGAGCTAAGAAAGTTTGTGGACTTTTTACAAAGCTGCCAATCTGCAATGACTAATAATGAGAATCTGAACATTCTCAATGATGGCATTGAGAATCAAAGACTTGCTGCTAAACTACCAGATTGGTTAAGAAACAGGTGGAACCGAAAGGCTACAGAGTACCAGCTGGAGCACAAAAGATTCCCATGTTTCAgttactttgtaacattcctgTCAATGGAGGCAAGTATCGCATGTAATCCCATTACATCATACCAAGCCATAAGACAAAGTGACTTTGACCAACCAAAGACAAAACCTCAACCTACACCATTTCCTAAGAGACAAGATACAGTGAAAATCTTCACAACTAACTCTACTGAAAGAAGCATggtctcttgttttttttgtaaaagagCAGGACACGGCTTACACAAGTGTCGTAAGTTCACTGAGAAACCTGTCGCTGAGAGAGTCAAATTCATTCAAGGTGAAAAATTATGTTTTGGCTGTTTAAATAGTGGCCATCTctccaagaactgcagcaacaAGATGACATGCAACACATGCTCAAAACGGCATCCTACATGCCTGCATGAAGAAAGACAAAAGCAAGAGACAAAGAAAGAACCGCCTAAAGAGCAACAAGTAAGTGAACTGAAGGAAACCCAGCAGCAGGTAACACAGTCACAAGACACAGTCAATGAGACCACATCTAACAGAGTGACTCATGaaagtaaaaacacacagacatctGCAATAGTCCCAGTCTACGTATCCACACAAAATGAGCCAAGTAAAGAAGTACTGATCTACGCTCTGCTGGACACACAGAGTGATTCTTCATTTATTCTTAATGAAGTAGCAAATAATTTGGACACAACCAAAACTCAAGTTAAGCTCAATCTATCTACTATGTCATCCAAGAAAACCACTGTACCCTGCACAAAACTTGAAGCTCTGCAAATAAGAGGACTGTTTTCCAAGAAGAAACTCACTGTACCAGTTGTTTACACACGGGACTTTATACCCGCTAATCGTAGTCATATTCCTACTCCAGACACTGCAAGGGCATGGCCACATTTGGAGCATCTCACTGAACATATTGCCCCCCCTTTGGACTGTGAAATAGGACTCCTGTTAGGGTACAACTGCACACAAGCCTTAATGCCCAGAGAGGTCGTATGTGGTGAAGAAAACCAGCCGTACGCTCAGAGAACAGATTTGGGTTGGAGCATCATCAGCTACTGTGATTCATGTGACACGGGTAATGATGTAATTGGAGTAAGTCACCGCATCATTGTAAAACAGGTTATACCAGAGACTGAGCCACCCACAAAACTAAAGAATAAGGTTCATTACATCTGCAAGACGAAGGTAAAGGAAGTAACATTTCCAGATGTAATCAAAGCACTTGAATCAGACTTTACAGAGAGAGCAGTGGAAGAGACAAGCATTTCGCAAGAAGATGTCCGCTTTATTACAAAGCTACAAGAAGGAATAAAGCAAAAGCTAGATGGACACTATGAAATGCCACTGCCTTTCAAAAGCGACAGGCCAGATCTTCCCAATAACATGCCAAGTGCAATGCAATGTTTAAGTAGTCTCGAACGCAGATTCAAAAGGGACCAAAGGTACTACACAGACTATGCAAATTTTATGGCGAACATGATAGCATGtggtgatgcagagaaagtgccGGAGAAAGAACTCTGTAATACCCCTGTTTGGTATATCCCCCACCATGGGGTATACCACCCTCAGAAGCCTGGCAAGATACGTGTAGTCTTTGACTGCTCTGCACAATATCAAGACACTTCGCTGAACATGCACCTGCTTACAGGGCCTGACCTCACAAACACTTTGGTGGGAGTGCTCTGTAGGTTCAGGAAGGGCTCTGTTGCTGTAATGTATGATGTGGAACGCATGTTTCACCAGTTCCATGTAACACCTCAAGACCAGGACTACTTACGCTTCCTGTGGTGGGAGCATGGTGACCTAAGCGTTCCACCCTCAGTCTTTCGAATGAAGGTTCATCTCTTTGGCGCTGCTTCTTCTCCTGGCTGTGCCAACTTTGGGTTAAAACATCTAGCCACGCAAGGTGAGGGAAAGTTCACTCCAAACACTGTAAGGTTCATTCAAAGGAACTTTTATGTAGATGATGGACTTGTTAGTGTTATGTCAGAAGCAGAAGCCATAAAACTAGTCAAAGAGGCAAGAGAACTGTGTAGCACAGGTAAACTAAGGTTACACAAGTTCGTATcaaacagtgaaaatgtgaTAAAGTCATTGCCGAGAGAAGAGTGTGCCGAAAGTATTAAGGATTTAGATCTGGTGCTTGGAGAGCCATTAATGGAAAGGGCACTTGGTGTCCAGTGGTGCATTTCTGCTGATGAGTTTCAGTTCAGAATAACTGTAAAAGACCACCCAATGACAAGAAGAGGAATCCTGCGCACAATAGCATCAGTGTATGACCCACTGGGATTTGTGGCACCGTTCATCCTAAGAGGAAAGCAAATCCTGCAACAGCTATGTCAAGAGAAGGTTGGATGGGACGAGCCACTCTCAGATGAGCTCCGCACACAGTGGGAATCCTGGCTCCTAGATCTTCAAAACCTGTCAAAGGTGAAAGTTCAAAGACATGTCTTACCTGCAAACACAGACATTGCACAGTGTGAATTACACCATTTTTCAGACGCTAGTGTGACAGGCTACGGAGAGTGTAGTTATTTAAGAACAGTAACATCAAAGGGTGACGTTCATTGTGCCCTAGTCATGGGAAAGGCACGTGTAGCCCCAACCAAGGTCACTACTGTCCCTAGACTTGAATTAACAGCTGCAGTTGTTGCAGCAAGAACAAGTGCAATGTTAAGAAATGAACTGGAGATAAGTGATCTTGAAGAACACTTCTGGACAGATTCCAAGGTAGTGTTGGGATACGTGAATAATGATGCAAAGAGATTTCACGTGTTTGTGGCAAATAGGATTCAGAGGATACGGTCACTCACAGACCCACGACAGTGGCATCATGTACCATCTGAAAGTAATCCCGCAGACCATGCATCAAGAGGACTCAGTGTCCAACAGCTACTCAACTCTAACTGGTTTAAAGGTCCAGAGTTTTTGTGGCAAAGCGAGCTACCCACTGAAAATGACAAGTTTACTGAAGTCAAGCCCAACGATCCAGAACTAAAAACAGTACATGTGTTCAACACCAAAGTAGAAGAAAGGAGAACAATACTAGAGCGTCTCACCAAATTCTCAGACTGGAGAAGAGCGGTTAAAGCTATTGCTCGTCTACAGAAATTTGTGAAGGATTTTAAAGGACTCACCCaaacaaaaggtgaaaacaCAAGTGTTGAGGACAGACAAAAGGCGGAACTGTTCATAATAAAACTTGCACAAGAAAACACATTCAGCAAAGAAATCAAGGACTTAACTAGAGGAAAGGACATTCAACTGAAGGAtaagacacacaagctgtacAGCCTAAGTCCATTTGTTGATGAACAGAGAGTGCTCAGGGTGGGAGGACGTTTAACAAGAGCAACTCTGCACCCATATATCAAACATCCTGCCATTATTCCCAAATCAAGTCATGTGTCGTCTTTACTTATTAAACACTACCACGAAAAGGTGCAGCATCAAGGAAGAGGAATAACTGTCAACGAGCTGCGCTCCAATGGACTATGGATCACAGGATGCAGCAATGCAGTTGCTTCTCACATCTACAAGTGCACAACCTGCAGAAAGTACAGGAGACATACTCAAGATCAACGGATGTCCGATCTACCAGAGGATAGAATGGAAACAACACCCCCATTCTCCTACTGTGGAATCGACTGTTTTGGACCTTTTTATGTAAAAGAAGGTAGAAAAGAACTTAAAAGGTATGGTCTTCTTTTCACATGTATGTGTTCTAGGGCAATACATATTGAAATGCTGGATGACCTTACCACTGATGCCTTTATGAATGCATTACgttgttttatttctattcGTGGACATGTAAGACAAATCAGGTGTGACCAAGGTACTAATTTTGTCGGTGCTAAGGGAGAGTTTGTGAATGCACTAAAGGATTTTGACAAAGAACAGTTGAAACAATACGGATGTGAGTTTGTTTTGAACACCCCCTCTTCAAGTCACATGGGAGGTGTTTGGGAGAGGCAAATTAGAACTATTAGAAGTGTTTTAACTTCTATTCTGGATCACACTTCTAAGAGACTTGACAGTTCCTCACTCAGAACATTTCTTTATGAAGTCATGGCTATTGTGAATAGCAGGCCATTAACAGTAGAGAACCTAAATGATCCAAATTTAGAACCTCTTACACCGAATCATATTCTCATGATGAAGTCCAGTGTTATTCTACCTCCTCCTGGTGAATTTGTGAGCCAGGACCTGTACCTAAGAAAGAGATGGCGCCAAGTTCAGTTTTTGGCCAATGAATTCTGGACAAGGTGGAAAAAGGAATACCTTCTCAATCTTCAACAGAGACAAATCTGGCAAAGAGATAAAAGGAATGCAAAGGTGAATGACATTGTTATTCTCCAAGAGGACAATTCTCCAAGGAACAAGTGGAAATTGGCAAGAGTAACAGAGGTATATCCAAGTGCAGATAGAAGAATAAGAAAGGTTAAGCTTTTGCTCAGTGATTCAACCTTGGATAAGGATGGGAAAAGGACTGTTAAACCAGTGTACCTTGATAGGCCAGTACACAAAACTGTGTTATTGCTAGAAGCAGAATAA